The sequence AAAAAAGGCAGGTTAGCTGACTCCCGTAGATATCCAGTAGGAAGTCCCTGCTATGACGCAGGGTATGATCGGTGGATGCCTGATTACAAAGCAAGCCGAGGCGCTTGCCGGAGAGTTCTACATCCGACCCAGATAAATTTTCGAGACCGATAGTGATCATTATTCGACGGTTACACTTTTAGCGAGATTCCGTGGCTGATCCACATCACAGCCGCGTCGGGAGGCAATTTCATAGGCGAGCAACTGCGCAGGAATTGTATAGAGTATAGGGTTAAGCTCTTCATTCACCTCAGGTAGATAGAGGACATCGTCGGTTATACTTTTGAGATGCTCATCACCTTCAGTTCCTATAAGTATGAGACGGCCCTGCCTCGCCTTAATTTCTTCCACATTAGAAATGGATTTCTGATATACGGCATCTTTTGGCACCAATCCCAAAATTGGCATATCCTTATCGATTAGGGCAATTGGACCATGTTTCAACTCACCCGAAGCATACCCTTCAGCATGAATATAAGAAATTTCCTTCAGTTTCAGCGCACCTTCAAGAGCAATGGGAAAGTTCAGCCCCCTGCCCACAAATAGAAAATCACGACTGTCATAATAGTTTTCTATCAATTCCTGTATTTCACCCTGAAGCACGGGAAGAAGTTTTCCTATAACGGCAGCAAGGTGAATAAGATCCCTGCCCAGCTCCAGACGTTTTTCCACTGCCATTGTTCCTCTTTTTTCTGCAAGAAAGAGAGTAAAGAGAAACAGTGCTGCAAGCTGTGAGGTAAAAGCTTTGGTGGAAGCCACTCCAATCTCAGGTCCTGCATGAGTATAAACGGTACCATCTGCAATCCTGGTCATAGTGGAACCAACAACATTGCAGATGATCACTATTTTGGAGCCAAGTTTCCTGGCAAGGCGAATCCCGGCAAGAGTATCTGCTGTTTCCCCGGATTGCGAGATGGCAACGGTGAGAACCCTCTCGTTGATAATAAGCTTCCGGTACCTGAATTCAGAGGCGATGTCTACTTCAACAGGAATTCCGGCCCAACGCTCAATCCAGTATTTGGCAACCAGCGCTGCATGCCAGGACGTACCGCAGGCCACCAGAAAAATACGGTCAATTCCGGCAAGATCCTCATCACTGAGATTCATCTCCGCCAGCTCAATACTGCCGGTTTCAGGATTTATACGGCCACTCACCGTGTCGATTATGGCCTGGGGCTGTTCATAAATCTCTTTCAGCATGAAATGCTTATACCCACCCTTCTCCGCCATGGCGGAGTTCCAGGAAATGGTATTCACCTCTTTCTCGACCTCTTCGCCACTAACCAGGGAATAGACAGTATGACTATCAGCTTTTAAAACGACAAGCTCCTTGTCATCAAGAAAGATAACCCTGTTGGTATAGGGAAGCAGCGGCGGAACATCGGAGGCCATAAAACCACCCTCTTCCTCATGGACGCCAATAACCAATGGACTGTGGTTTCTGGCGGCGATCAGAGTGTCGGGCATCCCTGTCCAGAGAACACCGATCCCGTAGGAACCTTCCACCCTGCCAAGAGCTTTGGTCACTGCAGCTCGCAGATCGGTATCAAGATACTCTTCTATGAGGTGCGCCAGAACTTCAGTATCGGTCGCCGAGGAAAATGTGTGTCCTTTTTCCAACAGTTCCTTTCGAAGCGAATGATAGTTTTCAATAATCCCATTATGAACAACGACAAGATTTCCGGTGCAGTCACTGTGCGGATGGGCATTTTCCGTCGTGGGAGCACCATGAGTTGCCCAGCGAGTGTGACCAAGACCGATATTAGAGGGTGCACCAATAGCTTCTCCCATAATGTTCTCAAGATTCTGGAGTTTCCCCTCACTGCGGTATTTTATCAGCCTTCCATCATGCAGATAAACAATGCCAGCAGAATCATACCCTCTGTACTCCAGACGTTTTAATCCCTCCAGTACAACCGGAACCACACGTCTTCTTCCCACATACCCTACAATTCCGCACATAGTAAATTCCTCATTTCCAATCTCTAGAAAAACTATTCCATTTTCCTGCTGCAATACAAGTAGTCGACCAAACTAACATGCCAATTTTTAATATTGCGAGTTTTTTCTTGTTCCTCGGCGAAAAATGAGTATTTTTAGTGAAGATAGATTCAAAAAAAAAATTCATTCCGGGTTCTATCTTTTTTTTAACTTACCTCAACAACCAAAACTTTTACAAAGAAACTTCCCATGGACAACAGACAACGACTAAAAGAAATCCTTCTTGAGAAATCATACAGAAAGGGCGAATTCACTCTCACATCCGGTAAAACATCTGATTTTTATATCGATGTCAAACAAACATCTCTCTCAGCTGAAGGAAGCTATCTCTGCGGCAAACTCATTTTGGAGCTTATGCTGAAAAACGACAAGCCCATTCAGGCAGTTGGAGGAATGACACTGGGTGCTGACCCTCTTGTCTCTGCAGTATCCGTTGTCAGCCACCTTGAAGGCCATCCGGTACCAGCTTTTATCGTTCGCAAGGAAGCAAAAGGCCATGGCACCGGAAACTATATCGAAGGACTCAGTAACATGCCTGATGGATGCACAGTGACCCTGCTTGAAGATGTGGTCACCACAGGTGGTACCCTGGTTCAGGTAATAAAACGAGTTGAAGATGCAGGGTTTACCGTGGGACAGGTTATTACGGTTGTTGAACGTCAGGAAGGCGGTGTGGACGTTCTTGCCGATGCCGGATACAAACTTGAGGCACTCTTTACCCGCGAACAACTCCTGAGTTGAGCCATGAGATGCCGGAAATGCTCAGAAAAGCTGGAAGTACTTCGTCAATGTCGCCGTATTCGTTTACGTTGCACTGGCTGCAAACATGAGTACCGTATTCACGAGGTAGCCAGTGACCTGGATCCTGAAACAGAAAAAATCCTGGAACGTTACACTGTTCTTATCTACGATTAATTAGTATCATTGTTGACTTCTTAACTTTAGCAATGGCTGTTTTCACACGTTCAGGCGTACCAGAAGAAGACAAAGATAAGAAATTAGGTAATTATACCTATGGTAAAAATCTTAGAAGATGCTAAAATAATATTAGTATTCAGGGAAAAAATCCCTGATCGAGAAAGTAAATAGTATTTCCTGCCCTGTAAGTGAGGTAGCCGGTAATGTTGAGTGACCAGCAATATGGTATGAAGGTTCAGAAATCATTTGTAAAAACGAATGATACCGCCTCCATCCGCTGCCCTGAATGCGCTCTTGTGAAAAACATTGCCGTAGGTAAGTTTCGCAGTAACAGACACACCCTTAAAACCCGGTGTAGCTGTGGAAACACTTTTCTGGTGGCCCTTGATTTCAGGAAACATTACCGAAAACCTACAAACATAATGGGTATGTACTCTCTCATAGGCTCTTCTTCCCGTGGTGGCGGCCAGATGCAGGTTAATAACATCTCCCGCAGCGGCCTTGCATTTTCCATCTCGGGACACCACTCCATAAAGATTGGTCAGCAAGCGCTCCTTAATTTCAAACTGGACGACAAGAAACAGACCGAACTTACAAAAAAAGTAATCGTTAAAAATATCCGGGACAATAATATCGGATGTGAATTCCTGAATCAGAGCCAGATTGGTAAAGACCTGGGGTTTTATCTTCAGCCCTAAAAACTTTTATTTTTCTAATAGAATATCAGTCTTGCAGGATCTTCCCCATCATCCCCTGGGCCTTCTCTAAAAATGGCGTCAGGGTTTCAATCTGTAGGGCACTGACAACAACTCCTTCTCTTGCCACATCTGCCAGTAACATTTCATCGTTTTCAACCTGATCAGCTTTATTGAAAAGTTTCAAACAGGGAATGGTATTCAAATCAAGTTCCTGTAGTAAATCATCCACCACCTTCATCTGCTCACGGAAGCAGGGGTTGGACAGATCAATTACATGGACGAGCAGATCAGCTTCCTCAAGTTCCTCAAGGGTTGCTTTAAAGGCCTGAAGGAGTTCAGCCGGGAGCTGTCGAATAAAACCAACGGTATCAGTGATAACAACTTCCATATCTCGCGGAAAACGTAGACGACGGCTGGTGGGGTCGAGCGTTGCAAAAAGCTTATCTTCAGCCACAATATTACTCTGGGTCAAGGTATTGAGCAGTGTGGATTTTCCGGCATTTGTATAGCCAACCAGAGAGAGCACCGGCAAATCCTTCTTCCTGCGTCTTGAGCGGCGCCGATAGCGCTCCCTGCTCACCGTCTTGAGTTCTTTGGCAAGTCTTGCCAGTCGATCATTAATGCGCCGCCTATCAATCTCAAGTTTTGTTTCACCGGGCCCTCTGGCTCCAATCCCGCCGGTCAAGCGAGAAAGTGCATCGTCACGGGAAGAGAGCCTTGGTAGCATATATTTCAACTGAGCCATCTCCACCTGCAACTTCCCTTCACGGCTCAATGCCCGATGAGCGAAGATATCGAGAATCAGTTGAGTTCTGTCTATGACCCGAAGCTCAGTGTAATCGGTAATGGATCGGATCTGGGAGGGATTCAGTTCCTGATCAAAAATAAGAAGATTGGCATTAAGCTGCAATGCCTGGATCATTATATCTGCGAGCTTTCCCTTACCAAGAATAAAGCGGGGATTTATTTTTCGTCGCTGTTGCAGAACCCGCTCCAGCACAACAACATTGTCGGACCGTGAAAGTTCCGACAATTCACGCATGGACTCTTCAGCCCGAATTTTAGACAGGTTGCTCACACTCACTAAAATTGCACGATCCTGCCCACTTTCAACTTCCTCTGATGACGTTTTTCTGGTGAATTCTCCCTCGAGTGCATGAATAAACTCTTCAAAGGAATCTTTTTGGTTGGCAGGATGAACCGGTGGCAGAAAAGCCCAGTTTTTCCCTTCACGGGAATCAGGAAGGAGATGTACTGAATACAATCGTTCGGGCAGACCATCCGACGCCACCTTGATAACAGACAGCATATCAAGGCGGAGAAAGAGAAGATCCATCAAGTCCTCATCACTGATGTCTTCCCGGGCCAGATGAGTATGAACAAGACGCAGCCCCTTAAGACGGCCCCGGCTGCGGATATGGGAGAGCTGAGGAATCATTATTCCTTTAAAATCACCAACAACCACAGCTTCAACTTTTCCGGAACGCTGCAAAAGCAGGCCGATCTGTCTGTTCAGTTCAAAAGACAGTTGACAGAGAGAGCGTGCCATCTCGGGACCGATTATGTCGTCCCTGCCGCTCCGTTTTCCACCAAGACGCTCCAGCTGTTTGAGCTGGTTTGTTTTCAATCCGGAAGTGTTCCCGCTGACAAGTGCTATAGCCAACCCTCCAGATTATTCATACTTTCAGACAGAAGCTCAGGGAATGCAGTAAAACCGGATCCACAAGGGTACAACTCACAGTAAATATTATTCACCCCCGTTAACTTTCCAGATACTGATGAATAGCGATGGCAATGGTTTCAAACACTTCACGAAAAACTGCCTCATCACGTTCAAGCAAAGTAACTCGGAACCCCTGAAGGTCGGTGGCGAAAGAGGTAAGAGGGACAACACAAACGCCCGTTGCACCCAGCAGGTAGTAGACAAACCGTTTATCAAGGGAGGTTCCCTCCGGACTGACTAGGGACTCCACCATAGCACGAACTTCCTTATTGTCTATTACCAGAGTCTGATCATGGGTCAATGCACCGCTTTCAAAACAGACACTCATATAAAAAGCACCATTAGGACGATTCACCAGTACACCTTTAACATCCTTTAAACAGTCATGGGCAATATTTGAAAATTTTTCATAGCGGGCAATGCGCTCTTGTAAATAGCCCTGATACTTTGGATGCTGAACCACCTTGGGGAAGACCACCTGAGGCAGGGTGGTAGAGCAAACCTCCACCATTTTGGCATTCAAAATGGACTGAATATATTTTGCAAACATGGGGTCTTTATCCCCGTTATATACTTCAATCCAACCGCAACGAGAACCTGGCCAGGGCATTTCCTTAGAGATACCACGCATGGCAATGGCAGGGACATCCCCAATCACATCAGATAGAGGAGAGGTGGACGTGCCATTATAAACGATATTATGATAAACCTCGTCACAGACGATAAAAAGATTATATCTCTTGGCAAGTTCAACAATGGACTCAAGAATATGAGTAGGGTACACTGCTCCAGTGGGATTATCAGGATTGATGATCAGGATTCCAGCAACTGCTGGATTGTACTTGATCGATTTTTCCAGATCATCCAGATCGGGATACCAGTGATGATTGGGATCGAGAATGTAGGTCAGTGGTTTATCACCTGCATGGGCGGCTTCTGCGGATGAATGTGTAGTATAACTTGGGGTTGGCACCAGCACCCGAGCGGTTCTTTTCAGAAACCCGAAAATTTTTGAAATAGCATCCCCCAGACCATTGAAGAAGAGAATGTCATCGGGAGTAATCTGCGCTCCGCCACGTTTATTGGTTTCCGCGGCAATAAATTCACGGGTACTCAACACACCCCTAGTCGGGCAATAGCCATAGGTCAGATCCTGCATAACGGCGTCAGCAACAATCTCTTTCATCCAGGAAGGTATTTTCTCCCCCTTTGCAATAGGGTCGCCTATGTTTTCCCAGTTTGTCGTCAGGCCAAGCTTCTCCAGTTTATTTCCGACATTCACGATATTGCGAATCTCGTAGGTCAGTTCACCTGCACCAATATGGACTATATCTGTCCTCATTTTACTTACTCCGTTTGTGTATATACTGAAGTTTTTTTTTGGTCTAAGACGCCCCCACAGGAAGTACCCCTGGGGCACTGAAGAAGAAGAAAAAAAAACGAAAATCCTGCTTTTCCACCCACAGTTTAGTTCACACTTCAGCCTGTCTCAATACCACAGCCATCAGCCATAGTCAACAGGGGCTGCAAACTGTCATTTTCTTGTCACTTTCCTGTCATCATTCAGAATACTTATGTAACTTATTCTGTAGAGTCTTACGGGTAACTCCAAGCCTCCTTGCGGCTTCACTTTTATTGCCGTCGGTCTCTTCAAGGGTTCTTAAGATCAAAACCTTTTCCTGTGCCTGAAGAGATGAGTCCTGTCCAACTTCTCTCTCACTCCTCCTCTCCCGCACCTGTTTCTGAATTGGTACGGGGAGACTTTTTTCAGTAAGGTATTCACCACGCATTAGAATAACCCCGCGCTCAATTGCGTTTTCAAGCTCCCGCACATTTCCGGGCCAGGAATAGCTGCACAGCAGTTCCATGCACTCCGAGGTGACTCCTGCAACCTCACGCCTGTTCTTTTCTGCAAATTTACGGACAAAATGTTCGACCAGCGTGGGGATATCATCTCTTCGTTTGCGAAGCGGTGGAACAGTCACTGTCACCACGTTTAATCTGTAATAAAGGTCTTCACGGAAATTCCCATTATGAACCTCCTGTTCAAGGTCCCGATTGGTGGCAGCAATAATCCTGGCATCGGTACGAATCGTCTCTTCACCACCAACCCGCTGCAATTCATGCTCCTGCAACACACGCAACATCTTCACCTGCATGGCCTGGGAAGTTTCGCCAATCTCGTCAAGAAAAAGGGTTCCACCATCCGCCTGGACAAACTTCCCTTCACGCTGTTTATCGGCCCCGGTAAATGCTCCTTTTTCATGACCAAAAAGTTCTGACTCAAGCAAACTCTCAGCAAGAGCGGCACAATTCACCTTTACAAAAGGTTTATCACGCCTCTCACTGTTATTATGCAACTCAGCTGCCACCAGCTCCTTTCCGGTACCAGACTCACCATTGATAAGGACAGTCGCTTCTGTGGGGGCCACATAGGAGATCATTTCGAGAAGTTCCCGCATTAAGAGAGAACTCCCGAGAATAGAGGAGGAATTTTCCTCAGGAATGCTCTTCTGCGCCACCTGTTTTCGCTCTTCGACCTGTTTCTTATCCACTGCCCGCTCAAGGGTCAGCCGGAGACGATCAAAATCAAGGGGTTTGGTCATATAATCATAGGCTCCATGCTTTATGGCTTCGACCGCCGCATCCACAGAAGAATACGCCGTCATGATAATAACGGGCAGAGCCGGATGAGTGGCGTGGATTTTAGCAAAGGCCTCCATGCCATCCATTCTGGCCATGCGCACATCCATAAGAACTGCGTCATAGGAAAACTTCTGAACGGCATCAACCGCAGTTTTACCATCATCTGCCTCCACACACTTCCAGCCCCACTCTTTAAACATGGAACAGAGCATGTAGCGATGCACCTGCTCGTCATCGACCACCAGAATGGTTACCTGTTTTGCCAAAACACCTCTCCCGTACCATCATTTACAATCTTTACCACAACCGTATCCATCAGAGCACATATCAGAGAAAAAAGTTTCACGAAGCCATTTGTTTTAAGGCCCATGCCATGTTCTGACCAAGCACTTTCATGGTGTTCATACCCTCTTCATCTTTGGCAACCTCTTCTTTCTCGCGCCCCATTCCAATGTTCCAGTAATTTGAGCCAATCACAATCATCTGTCCGATAAGGAAAAAATGATTCATGGTATCAAAAACATGTATAGCCCCGGCCCGTCTTGCAGCAACCACGGCGGCACCGAGCTTTCTCTTAAACATATCATCATTGGCACGACTCACCATGCCGCACCTGTCCATCAAGGCCTTCATCTCTGTTGAAACGTCCGCAAAATAGGTTGGAGAGCCAAGAAGAATGGCATCTGCCCCCTTCATCTTCTCAAGACAATCGTTGATACAGTCCTTTTCAACAGCACAGCGACCATCCTTCTTCTGAAAGCATTGATAACAGGCGATACAACCGTTAATCTCAGTTCCTGCAAGCTGCACCAGCTCAGTTTCTATCCCTTCGGCCTCGAGTTCAGCCAAGGCAGTACGTAACAACAATGCTGTATTTCCATTCTTTCTGGCACTTCCACTAAAGGCGACTACTTTCATAATTCCTCCAATAAACAATACATTTGTCATTTATTCCTGTTTACAACCTCACCTTCCTCTTTTATACAGTATCTTGTGCCTTTTTTCCGAAATAATCCATAAAAAATTCCACTCAACGATAAGGTTTATAAAATACACAACAATTTATCTTTTCCCTTCATTTCTCCATTTTTTTTCGATATCATCAACTCAGTTTTTTTTCATCAATAAAGCATGTTATATTAGTGGTTCAGGAGCTCCATGGCAGGAAAAAACAGAATAACAAAAATTCCAGCTGATACATTGGTAAATAAAAACAGCAACAGATTTTACCTGATGCTGTCGACGCTTGTCATCAACCTGCTGGCTCTGGCAATGCCTATTATGATGCTGCAGACCTATGACCGTATCCTTCCAAGTCACGGAATAGGTACCCTGGTGTTACTCATCTCAGGAGTTGCCTGTGCGGTAACGCTTGAAGTCGGCCTTCGTCTGGCACGATCATATCTCACCGGCTGGTCCGGGGCAGTTTTTGAACATAAAACTGCTTGCGCCGCCATGTCTCACCTGCTCAATGCCAATGTTCAGGCATTTGAAAAACAGGGTGCAGGAGCGTACATCCAAAAGATGGCGGCAATCACCAGATTGCGAAGTTTCTACTCCGGCCAGGCACTGATGACCATGGTGGACCTTCCCTTTGTTATAACTTTTCTTGTCCTGATTGGCTATATCGGAGGAGATCTGGTTTTTGTACCACTCACTCTGTTTATTCTTTTCTGCATTATATCCT comes from Desulfocapsa sulfexigens DSM 10523 and encodes:
- the glmS gene encoding glutamine--fructose-6-phosphate transaminase (isomerizing), whose amino-acid sequence is MCGIVGYVGRRRVVPVVLEGLKRLEYRGYDSAGIVYLHDGRLIKYRSEGKLQNLENIMGEAIGAPSNIGLGHTRWATHGAPTTENAHPHSDCTGNLVVVHNGIIENYHSLRKELLEKGHTFSSATDTEVLAHLIEEYLDTDLRAAVTKALGRVEGSYGIGVLWTGMPDTLIAARNHSPLVIGVHEEEGGFMASDVPPLLPYTNRVIFLDDKELVVLKADSHTVYSLVSGEEVEKEVNTISWNSAMAEKGGYKHFMLKEIYEQPQAIIDTVSGRINPETGSIELAEMNLSDEDLAGIDRIFLVACGTSWHAALVAKYWIERWAGIPVEVDIASEFRYRKLIINERVLTVAISQSGETADTLAGIRLARKLGSKIVIICNVVGSTMTRIADGTVYTHAGPEIGVASTKAFTSQLAALFLFTLFLAEKRGTMAVEKRLELGRDLIHLAAVIGKLLPVLQGEIQELIENYYDSRDFLFVGRGLNFPIALEGALKLKEISYIHAEGYASGELKHGPIALIDKDMPILGLVPKDAVYQKSISNVEEIKARQGRLILIGTEGDEHLKSITDDVLYLPEVNEELNPILYTIPAQLLAYEIASRRGCDVDQPRNLAKSVTVE
- the pyrE gene encoding orotate phosphoribosyltransferase, whose product is MDNRQRLKEILLEKSYRKGEFTLTSGKTSDFYIDVKQTSLSAEGSYLCGKLILELMLKNDKPIQAVGGMTLGADPLVSAVSVVSHLEGHPVPAFIVRKEAKGHGTGNYIEGLSNMPDGCTVTLLEDVVTTGGTLVQVIKRVEDAGFTVGQVITVVERQEGGVDVLADAGYKLEALFTREQLLS
- a CDS encoding dual CXXC motif small (seleno)protein, which translates into the protein MRCRKCSEKLEVLRQCRRIRLRCTGCKHEYRIHEVASDLDPETEKILERYTVLIYD
- a CDS encoding PilZ domain-containing protein, with the translated sequence MLSDQQYGMKVQKSFVKTNDTASIRCPECALVKNIAVGKFRSNRHTLKTRCSCGNTFLVALDFRKHYRKPTNIMGMYSLIGSSSRGGGQMQVNNISRSGLAFSISGHHSIKIGQQALLNFKLDDKKQTELTKKVIVKNIRDNNIGCEFLNQSQIGKDLGFYLQP
- the hflX gene encoding GTPase HflX; this translates as MAIALVSGNTSGLKTNQLKQLERLGGKRSGRDDIIGPEMARSLCQLSFELNRQIGLLLQRSGKVEAVVVGDFKGIMIPQLSHIRSRGRLKGLRLVHTHLAREDISDEDLMDLLFLRLDMLSVIKVASDGLPERLYSVHLLPDSREGKNWAFLPPVHPANQKDSFEEFIHALEGEFTRKTSSEEVESGQDRAILVSVSNLSKIRAEESMRELSELSRSDNVVVLERVLQQRRKINPRFILGKGKLADIMIQALQLNANLLIFDQELNPSQIRSITDYTELRVIDRTQLILDIFAHRALSREGKLQVEMAQLKYMLPRLSSRDDALSRLTGGIGARGPGETKLEIDRRRINDRLARLAKELKTVSRERYRRRSRRRKKDLPVLSLVGYTNAGKSTLLNTLTQSNIVAEDKLFATLDPTSRRLRFPRDMEVVITDTVGFIRQLPAELLQAFKATLEELEEADLLVHVIDLSNPCFREQMKVVDDLLQELDLNTIPCLKLFNKADQVENDEMLLADVAREGVVVSALQIETLTPFLEKAQGMMGKILQD
- a CDS encoding pyridoxal phosphate-dependent aminotransferase → MRTDIVHIGAGELTYEIRNIVNVGNKLEKLGLTTNWENIGDPIAKGEKIPSWMKEIVADAVMQDLTYGYCPTRGVLSTREFIAAETNKRGGAQITPDDILFFNGLGDAISKIFGFLKRTARVLVPTPSYTTHSSAEAAHAGDKPLTYILDPNHHWYPDLDDLEKSIKYNPAVAGILIINPDNPTGAVYPTHILESIVELAKRYNLFIVCDEVYHNIVYNGTSTSPLSDVIGDVPAIAMRGISKEMPWPGSRCGWIEVYNGDKDPMFAKYIQSILNAKMVEVCSTTLPQVVFPKVVQHPKYQGYLQERIARYEKFSNIAHDCLKDVKGVLVNRPNGAFYMSVCFESGALTHDQTLVIDNKEVRAMVESLVSPEGTSLDKRFVYYLLGATGVCVVPLTSFATDLQGFRVTLLERDEAVFREVFETIAIAIHQYLES
- a CDS encoding sigma-54-dependent transcriptional regulator is translated as MAKQVTILVVDDEQVHRYMLCSMFKEWGWKCVEADDGKTAVDAVQKFSYDAVLMDVRMARMDGMEAFAKIHATHPALPVIIMTAYSSVDAAVEAIKHGAYDYMTKPLDFDRLRLTLERAVDKKQVEERKQVAQKSIPEENSSSILGSSLLMRELLEMISYVAPTEATVLINGESGTGKELVAAELHNNSERRDKPFVKVNCAALAESLLESELFGHEKGAFTGADKQREGKFVQADGGTLFLDEIGETSQAMQVKMLRVLQEHELQRVGGEETIRTDARIIAATNRDLEQEVHNGNFREDLYYRLNVVTVTVPPLRKRRDDIPTLVEHFVRKFAEKNRREVAGVTSECMELLCSYSWPGNVRELENAIERGVILMRGEYLTEKSLPVPIQKQVRERRSEREVGQDSSLQAQEKVLILRTLEETDGNKSEAARRLGVTRKTLQNKLHKYSE
- a CDS encoding flavodoxin family protein, which translates into the protein MKVVAFSGSARKNGNTALLLRTALAELEAEGIETELVQLAGTEINGCIACYQCFQKKDGRCAVEKDCINDCLEKMKGADAILLGSPTYFADVSTEMKALMDRCGMVSRANDDMFKRKLGAAVVAARRAGAIHVFDTMNHFFLIGQMIVIGSNYWNIGMGREKEEVAKDEEGMNTMKVLGQNMAWALKQMAS